From a region of the Paenibacillus sp. R14(2021) genome:
- a CDS encoding response regulator transcription factor: MKVVIVDDHPLVRKGLIAVLASEEEIEIVGESEAVEDAKRLIEKTEPDMVIVDIRLGDRSGFELVENFSHLACRFIMLTSSAAEFDVRRAEESGAFGYVLKDSMPEELLLAIKMVDRGRKYFDQGLMEVLIRKEADDPLEKLTPKEREVLISLGEGLSNGAMAKKLMISEFTVKKHVSRIFQKLNLNDRTQAALYAQSRGMTAYSPPEDRGEERLDATGTKV, encoded by the coding sequence ATGAAGGTCGTTATTGTGGACGATCATCCATTGGTCCGTAAGGGGTTAATTGCCGTCCTTGCAAGCGAAGAAGAAATCGAAATCGTCGGGGAATCGGAAGCGGTAGAAGATGCGAAACGCTTGATCGAGAAGACGGAGCCTGATATGGTGATCGTCGATATTAGGCTCGGAGACCGTTCCGGCTTTGAATTGGTGGAAAACTTCAGTCATCTCGCCTGCCGTTTCATCATGCTCACGTCGTCGGCGGCGGAATTCGACGTTCGCAGAGCCGAGGAGAGCGGTGCCTTCGGGTACGTTCTGAAGGATTCGATGCCCGAGGAGCTGCTGCTTGCCATCAAAATGGTAGACCGCGGCCGTAAATACTTCGACCAGGGTCTGATGGAAGTATTGATCCGGAAGGAAGCGGACGATCCGCTCGAGAAGCTGACGCCGAAGGAGAGGGAAGTGTTGATTTCGCTCGGCGAAGGATTATCGAACGGGGCCATGGCAAAGAAGCTGATGATCAGCGAGTTCACGGTCAAGAAGCATGTCAGCCGCATCTTTCAGAAATTAAATCTGAACGATCGTACTCAGGCTGCCCTATATGCACAGTCGCGGGGTATGACGGCTTATTCGCCGCCCGAGGATCGAGGGGAAGAGAGATTAGACGCAACTGGTACGAAAGTGTAA
- the lplT gene encoding lysophospholipid transporter LplT, producing the protein MKRWLSPLNTVVFTQFLSAFADNLNFFLIVGMVKRQGVDNPDIAVNYIQIAFLAAYVVLAPIVGAFADKKAKSNVLLLGNALKAVGIALLLFGLPPALCYVFVGIGAVVYSPGKYGILTELTTTEDELLRANAKVEGSTILAILLGTVAGGFLAENSDLPAILACLGVYFLSLLMTLLIPARAGNHTLRYGAEAMQFLRDVSLLFRNPRARFSLIGTGSFWLTAAVLRIALIAWLPLNLGIEDTDQQSMMIGITAIGVVCSAFLTPRLVPAGKLHRAFYYGLFMVASVMVASFTYVLWLTVILLFLIGVFGGIFVIPLNTMLQEEGKHSIGSGKTIAVQNFSENILTVSGLLIYLTLSQMNVSVNGSVIGIGLVLLVFILFLATQLPGITGTGRRNRSAGRKQAS; encoded by the coding sequence ATGAAACGTTGGCTGTCGCCGCTGAATACAGTCGTATTCACGCAATTTTTAAGCGCATTTGCGGACAATTTGAATTTTTTCTTAATCGTGGGCATGGTGAAGCGCCAAGGCGTGGACAACCCGGATATCGCGGTGAACTACATCCAAATCGCTTTCCTGGCTGCTTATGTTGTTTTGGCTCCGATCGTAGGCGCATTTGCGGATAAGAAGGCAAAGTCGAACGTGCTGCTGCTCGGCAATGCGCTGAAAGCCGTCGGGATTGCACTCTTATTGTTTGGGCTGCCGCCGGCGCTTTGTTATGTGTTTGTCGGCATCGGAGCAGTTGTCTATTCGCCTGGCAAATACGGCATTCTGACCGAGCTGACGACCACGGAGGACGAGCTGCTGCGGGCGAACGCGAAGGTGGAGGGATCTACCATATTAGCGATTTTGCTGGGGACGGTTGCGGGAGGCTTCTTGGCAGAAAACTCGGATTTGCCGGCCATTCTTGCCTGTCTAGGCGTCTATTTTCTCTCTTTGTTGATGACGTTACTCATTCCAGCGCGGGCAGGCAACCATACGCTGCGCTACGGCGCGGAAGCCATGCAGTTTCTGCGTGATGTCAGCTTGCTGTTCCGCAATCCGAGAGCGAGATTCTCGCTGATCGGCACAGGATCCTTCTGGCTGACGGCCGCCGTGCTGAGAATTGCGCTAATCGCATGGCTGCCGCTGAATCTCGGCATTGAGGATACGGATCAGCAGTCCATGATGATCGGCATTACCGCGATCGGCGTCGTATGCAGCGCGTTTCTGACCCCGCGACTGGTCCCGGCTGGCAAGCTGCACCGCGCCTTTTATTACGGTCTGTTCATGGTGGCGTCGGTCATGGTCGCTTCCTTTACTTATGTGCTTTGGCTGACGGTGATTCTGCTGTTCCTAATTGGCGTGTTCGGCGGTATATTCGTCATTCCGCTAAACACGATGCTGCAGGAGGAAGGCAAGCACTCCATCGGCTCGGGGAAAACAATCGCCGTTCAAAATTTCAGTGAAAATATATTAACGGTAAGCGGCCTGCTCATTTATTTGACGCTGAGTCAAATGAACGTGTCCGTCAACGGTTCTGTCATTGGAATCGGCCTTGTGCTGCTGGTGTTTATCTTGTTTCTAGCGACGCAGCTGCCCGGCATTACGGGGACAGGCCGGCGCAATCGCAGTGCCGGGCGCAAGCAGGCGTCCTAG
- a CDS encoding sensor histidine kinase, which yields MAIQIESKRLVIEERNRIAEELHDRVSQHLFGIIYAIHSMKYGWRDLTEEQKLEQMKEIQEAASTASCELRATINNLSTSMSGSESWTGIVKSHLANQAKLNGIRIDFHASKSCSLLSINHQKALYRTILEGVGNAIRHGASSCVSVELTMKQGAVKLSIEDNGSGFDVRSKMKKTNSGFGLCNMHALAVSLGGTFDIESKEGSGTRIILWLPQADVEGANEGTAQNTKSG from the coding sequence ATGGCAATTCAGATCGAATCAAAACGGCTTGTTATTGAGGAGCGTAACCGGATCGCCGAGGAGCTTCATGATCGCGTATCCCAGCATTTGTTCGGTATCATTTACGCCATCCACTCGATGAAATACGGCTGGAGGGATTTGACCGAGGAGCAGAAGCTGGAGCAGATGAAGGAAATCCAGGAAGCGGCTTCGACGGCCTCATGCGAGCTGCGGGCCACGATCAACAACCTCAGTACATCCATGAGCGGCAGCGAATCCTGGACCGGGATCGTTAAATCGCATTTGGCCAATCAAGCCAAGCTCAATGGCATTAGGATCGATTTTCATGCCTCCAAGTCCTGCAGTCTCTTGTCCATTAACCATCAGAAAGCCTTGTATCGAACCATACTGGAAGGCGTTGGAAACGCGATTCGCCATGGAGCGAGCAGCTGCGTGAGCGTCGAATTGACCATGAAGCAAGGTGCCGTTAAGCTCTCGATCGAGGACAACGGGTCCGGTTTTGACGTTCGTTCCAAGATGAAAAAGACCAATTCGGGCTTCGGGCTTTGCAATATGCATGCGTTAGCCGTCTCGCTTGGAGGCACTTTTGATATCGAAAGCAAGGAAGGAAGCGGTACACGGATCATTCTATGGCTGCCGCAGGCCGACGTTGAAGGCGCTAACGAAGGAACTGCTCAAAATACGAAAAGCGGGTGA
- a CDS encoding DUF350 domain-containing protein: MTLNEMLGILVWTGAGAVLLIVLMAIDSFFTRYKDLEEIKKGNVAVTSRFVMKLMAQAYILSQSISTSNHLGEALLVSVISFVILLLIESIIEAVLRSTAGLDLSEGTKDGKIAHALFAGSLHLAGALIIGACL; encoded by the coding sequence ATGACGTTAAACGAAATGCTCGGAATACTGGTATGGACCGGTGCAGGTGCGGTGCTGCTGATCGTCCTGATGGCCATCGATTCCTTCTTTACCCGGTACAAGGATTTGGAAGAAATCAAGAAAGGCAACGTGGCGGTGACGAGCCGCTTCGTCATGAAGCTGATGGCGCAGGCATATATTTTGTCGCAGTCGATATCGACCTCGAACCACCTTGGCGAAGCGCTGCTGGTATCGGTTATTTCGTTCGTCATTTTGCTGCTTATTGAAAGCATTATCGAAGCCGTGCTTCGTTCTACGGCAGGGCTCGATCTCAGCGAAGGCACGAAGGACGGGAAGATCGCGCACGCGCTGTTCGCGGGTTCGCTGCATCTTGCGGGCGCGCTGATTATCGGTGCTTGTCTGTAA
- a CDS encoding DUF4178 domain-containing protein, with protein MGIFSRIKNIMAKPEPPKVEKSIMTIGPGDVCEVSLVTYQVVGRLQNRNRNIIVLTLQDGSAIRYLTIEERERTIYALYEAIDGRLDSVEEVPTELELDDRVYHMEEQYSGLAVVAGKTPFVQGGEQYVWQYQSDDQKLLRIEWQDGRFMLYEGDDVLPADVRVLRGN; from the coding sequence ATGGGCATATTCTCTAGAATCAAAAATATTATGGCGAAACCAGAGCCGCCGAAAGTGGAAAAAAGCATCATGACGATTGGTCCCGGCGATGTCTGCGAAGTGTCGCTCGTCACCTATCAGGTCGTCGGACGGCTGCAGAACCGCAACCGCAACATCATCGTGCTGACGCTCCAGGACGGCTCGGCGATTCGATATTTGACGATCGAGGAACGCGAACGAACGATTTATGCGCTGTACGAAGCCATCGACGGCCGTTTGGACTCCGTGGAAGAGGTGCCGACAGAGCTTGAATTGGACGACCGTGTCTACCACATGGAAGAGCAATACTCCGGATTAGCGGTTGTAGCGGGCAAGACGCCGTTTGTTCAAGGCGGGGAACAGTATGTATGGCAGTATCAATCCGATGATCAGAAGCTGCTGCGGATTGAATGGCAGGATGGACGATTCATGCTGTACGAGGGCGATGATGTTCTTCCGGCCGATGTTCGCGTTCTCCGCGGAAATTAG
- a CDS encoding YveK family protein, translated as MELLRYWSVIRKRLWMIALITVVSCTAIGFYSAHFLQSQYEASAELIVNNQQADPAKTVTSIDVGSISSSTLLIKTYKEIIRTPRIMTKVATQYPDLHATAEELIAKVSVSSVNETQVMSISARDGSYKRAANMANAVSKVFQQEIKTLMKLDNVSVLNWADTTKHGVAVSPHPTTNVVVAFILSTMVGVGIAFVLDQLNNTVKSEEEIRELLGVPALAAIPKVKRRDLANKGTQPKMTSMGGGGTNVTLDS; from the coding sequence TTGGAATTGCTACGCTACTGGAGTGTTATCCGAAAAAGGCTATGGATGATTGCGCTCATCACTGTTGTCAGCTGCACGGCTATCGGCTTCTACTCGGCCCATTTCCTGCAATCGCAATATGAGGCCTCCGCCGAACTGATCGTCAACAATCAGCAAGCGGATCCGGCAAAGACGGTCACGAGCATCGATGTCGGTTCCATCAGCTCCAGCACCCTGCTCATCAAAACGTATAAGGAAATCATCCGAACCCCTCGCATTATGACGAAAGTCGCGACTCAATATCCGGACTTGCACGCAACCGCCGAAGAGCTTATTGCCAAAGTCAGCGTGAGCTCGGTCAATGAAACCCAGGTGATGTCCATATCCGCCAGAGACGGTTCATACAAGCGGGCGGCCAATATGGCGAATGCCGTTTCGAAAGTATTTCAGCAGGAAATCAAGACGTTGATGAAACTGGACAACGTGTCCGTGCTGAACTGGGCCGACACGACGAAGCACGGGGTGGCGGTATCGCCTCATCCGACGACGAACGTCGTCGTCGCGTTCATCCTCTCGACGATGGTCGGAGTCGGAATCGCGTTCGTGCTCGATCAGCTGAACAACACGGTCAAGAGCGAAGAGGAGATCCGGGAGCTGCTCGGGGTTCCCGCGCTTGCGGCCATTCCCAAGGTGAAGCGGCGCGATTTGGCCAACAAGGGCACGCAGCCGAAGATGACGAGTATGGGAGGTGGGGGAACCAATGTCACGCTCGATTCTTAA
- a CDS encoding glycosyltransferase family 4 protein, giving the protein MKKIMFITNRLPFPNTDGRKNMLLQYIRQMKEIYPDSELVNLSFVDDAKYLKDRPDEIDRLVCLELPGLIEKLYNIAVYSLLLRKWPLQVAVYYSRKTHRKVKEAVKAEKPEFILYDMVRVAEYLSDEKGSKVLSYDDLLSLRYRRQLEWFQYIPSIFGGFTGKLPGGMKRLADLKFIQKWLINFESRLLDKYERGVAKQFHHLVFTSPVEAESFQKLTSHESCYGIPMKFEPDQARGKGPRRYDRNKLVFVGKMDIPHNSSAVAYFCERVWPSIKRLAPETTFYIVGKNPTPAVLRLQEMYPGVVVTGEVDNVKRVVGDSALMIAPMLFGTGIKTKIVEAMSWGVPVVTNQIGIEGIDANHGEDLFVCDSDEEIVRNVLLLLNNDELNDKVSRNSVRYVASHFSSSATLKNMELILS; this is encoded by the coding sequence ATGAAGAAAATCATGTTTATTACGAACCGGCTACCCTTTCCGAATACGGACGGCCGGAAAAATATGCTGCTGCAGTACATCCGTCAAATGAAGGAGATTTATCCCGATAGCGAGCTCGTCAACTTATCCTTCGTGGACGACGCCAAGTACCTGAAGGACCGACCGGACGAGATCGACCGGCTCGTATGCCTCGAGCTGCCGGGATTGATCGAGAAGCTGTACAATATCGCGGTGTATTCGCTGCTTTTACGGAAATGGCCGCTCCAGGTAGCCGTCTATTACTCCAGGAAGACGCACCGGAAAGTCAAAGAGGCGGTCAAGGCCGAGAAGCCGGAATTCATTTTGTACGATATGGTCCGGGTAGCGGAATACTTGTCGGACGAGAAAGGCAGCAAGGTGCTGAGCTACGACGATCTGCTGTCGCTGCGCTACCGGCGTCAGCTCGAATGGTTCCAATACATTCCGTCGATCTTCGGCGGCTTCACCGGCAAGCTGCCCGGCGGCATGAAGCGGCTCGCGGATCTGAAGTTCATCCAGAAATGGCTGATCAACTTCGAAAGCAGACTACTCGACAAGTACGAGCGAGGCGTAGCCAAGCAGTTTCATCATCTCGTTTTCACGTCGCCCGTCGAGGCGGAGAGCTTTCAGAAGCTCACAAGTCACGAATCGTGTTACGGCATTCCGATGAAATTCGAACCGGATCAGGCCAGAGGCAAAGGACCGCGCCGCTACGATCGTAACAAGCTGGTCTTCGTCGGGAAGATGGATATCCCACATAACAGCTCCGCCGTCGCCTACTTCTGCGAGCGGGTATGGCCGAGCATCAAACGGCTGGCGCCGGAGACGACGTTCTACATCGTCGGGAAGAATCCGACTCCCGCCGTGCTTCGGCTGCAAGAGATGTACCCGGGGGTCGTCGTAACCGGGGAAGTGGACAACGTGAAGCGGGTCGTAGGCGATTCGGCGCTGATGATCGCGCCGATGCTGTTCGGGACGGGCATCAAAACGAAGATCGTCGAGGCGATGTCGTGGGGCGTACCGGTCGTAACCAATCAGATTGGCATCGAAGGGATCGACGCGAACCATGGAGAGGACTTGTTCGTCTGCGATTCGGATGAGGAAATCGTTCGGAACGTGCTGCTATTGCTGAATAACGACGAGTTGAACGATAAAGTCTCGCGCAATTCGGTCCGTTACGTGGCGAGCCATTTCAGCAGCTCCGCAACGCTCAAAAACATGGAGCTGATTCTATCCTAG
- a CDS encoding CpsD/CapB family tyrosine-protein kinase: MSRSILKRNLIAETHPTSTVSEAYRSLRANLEFSNRGEAVKSIAFTSALPGEGKSTIAANIAVAYAQANRRVLVIDANLRKPAQHELFGLSNVQGLSTALTKPGELSDVIQRTSIGNLKVITAGPVPSNPSELLESIPMTNLLESAKGSFDIVIIDTPSIMSVSDGLVVASKSDGVVLVMQAGKVKNQIALQAKASLEYGNAKLIGAVLNNVNR, encoded by the coding sequence ATGTCACGCTCGATTCTTAAAAGGAATCTTATTGCCGAGACGCACCCAACTTCGACGGTCTCGGAAGCGTATCGCAGCCTGCGGGCCAATCTTGAATTCTCGAACCGGGGTGAGGCCGTAAAATCGATCGCGTTCACTTCCGCCTTGCCCGGCGAAGGAAAAAGCACGATCGCTGCCAATATAGCGGTCGCTTACGCCCAGGCGAACAGGCGGGTATTGGTTATCGACGCGAATCTGCGGAAGCCCGCCCAGCATGAATTATTCGGCCTCTCCAACGTACAAGGGTTAAGCACGGCGTTAACGAAGCCAGGCGAGCTAAGCGATGTGATTCAGCGGACGAGCATCGGCAATCTCAAGGTGATTACGGCCGGTCCCGTCCCCTCGAATCCATCCGAGCTTCTAGAATCGATTCCGATGACGAATTTATTGGAATCGGCGAAGGGGAGCTTCGACATCGTCATTATCGATACGCCTTCGATCATGTCCGTCTCGGACGGGCTGGTCGTGGCAAGCAAGAGCGACGGCGTCGTTCTGGTCATGCAAGCGGGAAAAGTGAAAAACCAAATCGCGTTACAAGCAAAGGCTTCGCTCGAATACGGCAATGCAAAGCTTATCGGCGCTGTATTAAACAACGTCAACCGCTAA
- a CDS encoding sugar transferase → MEISDYNSIRNALAKDGDLVSYTVVKRLIDITGALLGLLFFLPLFMLVAFLIKLEDPKGSVFFYQVRIGKGEKPFRMFKFRSMVSNAEEKLKDLLAQNEIQGAMFKMKDDPRITKVGKFIRKTSIDELPQLINVLIGDMSLVGPRPPLRREVAEYTEYDKLRLTVTSGCTGLWQVSGRNNLSFEQMVELDLKYIQNRSIAGDLKIIFKTFKLLIGAKDAF, encoded by the coding sequence ATGGAGATTTCGGACTACAATTCGATCCGTAACGCGCTGGCGAAGGACGGCGATCTGGTTTCCTATACCGTTGTCAAGCGGTTGATCGATATTACGGGCGCTTTGCTTGGGCTCCTGTTCTTTCTGCCGCTGTTCATGCTCGTCGCGTTCCTCATCAAGCTGGAAGATCCGAAAGGCTCGGTATTCTTCTACCAGGTCAGAATCGGCAAGGGCGAGAAGCCGTTTCGCATGTTCAAGTTCCGCTCCATGGTTTCGAATGCCGAGGAGAAGCTGAAGGATCTGCTCGCCCAGAACGAAATTCAGGGCGCGATGTTCAAGATGAAGGATGATCCCCGCATCACGAAAGTGGGCAAATTCATCCGGAAAACGAGCATCGACGAGCTGCCGCAGCTGATCAATGTGCTGATCGGCGACATGTCGCTGGTCGGTCCGAGACCGCCGCTGCGCAGGGAAGTCGCGGAGTATACGGAGTACGACAAGCTGCGGTTGACCGTTACGTCGGGCTGCACCGGCCTATGGCAGGTAAGCGGGCGCAATAACCTCAGCTTTGAGCAAATGGTCGAGCTGGATTTGAAGTATATCCAAAATAGAAGCATTGCGGGGGATCTAAAGATCATTTTCAAAACCTTCAAGCTCCTTATCGGGGCGAAGGATGCTTTTTAA
- a CDS encoding GNAT family N-acetyltransferase, with translation MEAAMIAAQIELIQRDHCVVHSVKASMSGDALILYSPVGRCDLHARIVYACGIATKRHVNDLSMFVSENAAQAEKVWQLQYIRILGDKINRGYGSIMMMQLIQRAVDCGVDRIEGSMQLTENKEHRDRLLHFYAKFGFTVDAQRNLRWESSNSSQPRISNTAISR, from the coding sequence ATGGAAGCAGCCATGATAGCAGCCCAAATCGAGCTTATCCAGCGTGATCATTGCGTGGTGCACAGCGTAAAGGCGTCCATGTCGGGCGACGCATTAATTCTCTATTCCCCTGTTGGCCGCTGCGATCTCCATGCCCGGATCGTCTATGCCTGCGGAATTGCAACGAAACGCCATGTCAATGACCTCAGCATGTTCGTCTCGGAAAACGCCGCGCAAGCGGAGAAGGTATGGCAGCTTCAATACATTCGTATCCTCGGCGACAAAATAAACCGCGGCTACGGCTCCATCATGATGATGCAGTTGATCCAGCGAGCCGTGGATTGCGGCGTTGACAGGATCGAAGGAAGCATGCAGCTGACGGAGAATAAGGAGCACCGCGATAGGCTGCTCCACTTCTATGCCAAATTCGGCTTTACGGTCGACGCGCAGCGCAATTTACGCTGGGAGAGCTCTAATTCGAGCCAGCCAAGGATAAGTAATACCGCAATCTCACGTTAA
- the galU gene encoding UTP--glucose-1-phosphate uridylyltransferase GalU, producing the protein MKKVRKAIIPAAGLGTRFLPATKAMPKEMLPILDKPTIQYIVEEAIASGIEDIIVVTGKGKRAIEDHFDIAFELEQSLAEKGKLELLKKVQQSSNVELHYIRQKEPKGLGHAVWCARNFIGDEPFAVLLGDDIVQSDMPCTRQLIEQYEQTGKSVIGVQTVGSGQTDRYGIVDPLEKFERLYKVNRFVEKPPKGQEPSNLAIMGRYVLTPEIFDYLGQHETGSGGEIQLTDAIQKLNEDQGVYAYDFEGIRYDVGEKLGFIMTTVEFALRNSELRYTLMEELEGILEREKVSENNGSTV; encoded by the coding sequence ATGAAAAAAGTGAGAAAAGCGATTATCCCAGCGGCTGGACTCGGTACACGATTTCTGCCCGCGACCAAAGCAATGCCGAAAGAAATGCTTCCGATCCTGGATAAACCTACGATTCAGTACATTGTGGAAGAAGCGATCGCTTCCGGCATCGAGGACATTATCGTCGTTACGGGCAAAGGGAAACGAGCCATTGAGGATCACTTTGACATTGCCTTCGAGCTCGAGCAGTCGTTGGCGGAGAAAGGGAAGCTTGAACTTCTGAAGAAGGTCCAGCAGTCCTCGAACGTTGAACTCCACTATATCCGTCAGAAAGAACCAAAAGGACTGGGACATGCCGTATGGTGCGCGCGGAATTTTATCGGCGACGAACCGTTCGCGGTGCTGCTCGGCGACGACATCGTTCAGTCCGACATGCCTTGCACCAGGCAGCTGATCGAGCAATACGAGCAAACGGGTAAATCGGTCATCGGCGTTCAGACCGTCGGCTCCGGACAGACGGATCGCTACGGCATCGTGGATCCGCTCGAGAAATTCGAACGCCTGTACAAAGTCAACCGTTTCGTGGAGAAGCCCCCTAAAGGGCAGGAGCCGTCGAATCTGGCGATTATGGGCCGCTACGTGCTGACCCCGGAGATTTTCGATTATTTGGGCCAACACGAGACCGGTTCGGGCGGCGAAATTCAGCTGACCGACGCGATTCAAAAATTGAACGAGGATCAAGGCGTCTATGCCTACGATTTCGAAGGCATTCGCTACGATGTCGGCGAGAAGCTAGGCTTCATCATGACGACGGTCGAATTCGCGCTGCGCAACAGCGAGCTCCGCTATACCCTCATGGAAGAGCTGGAGGGAATACTTGAACGCGAGAAAGTGAGTGAGAACAATGGCTCAACGGTATGA
- a CDS encoding PspA/IM30 family protein translates to MSVFKRLRDLTMSNVYSMIEKAEDPIKLTDQYIRDMQDDLEDAEKAVAAQIAIEKRFKQLYEEQDALVVKRNEQAHTAASLQNMDLAKRALEEKKAAEQKRDEYKVSYDSNKASADNLRAKLSEMRDQLTEMKNKRETLVARYKAAKAQADINKSMAGFSSDSATSGLKRMEEKMLQMEAQAEASNEMNSKAKSLDDEFESLGKNKAVDDELAALMKQYEKKE, encoded by the coding sequence ATGTCTGTATTTAAACGCCTGCGCGACCTTACAATGTCGAATGTGTATTCCATGATTGAGAAAGCCGAAGATCCGATCAAATTGACTGACCAATACATTCGCGACATGCAGGATGATCTCGAGGATGCCGAGAAAGCGGTAGCGGCTCAAATCGCGATCGAGAAACGCTTCAAGCAGCTGTACGAGGAACAGGATGCGCTCGTAGTGAAGCGCAACGAACAAGCGCATACGGCAGCTTCACTGCAAAACATGGATTTGGCAAAACGCGCGCTGGAAGAGAAGAAAGCCGCCGAGCAGAAGCGCGACGAATACAAAGTCAGCTACGATTCCAACAAAGCATCTGCTGATAATCTCCGCGCGAAGCTGAGCGAGATGCGCGACCAGCTGACGGAAATGAAAAACAAACGAGAAACGCTCGTTGCCCGTTATAAAGCGGCAAAAGCGCAAGCGGATATCAATAAATCGATGGCGGGCTTCAGCTCCGATTCGGCTACTTCCGGCTTGAAACGCATGGAAGAGAAAATGCTGCAGATGGAAGCGCAGGCGGAAGCCAGCAACGAAATGAACAGCAAGGCCAAATCGCTTGACGACGAGTTCGAATCGCTCGGCAAGAACAAAGCCGTCGACGACGAGCTTGCGGCTCTTATGAAACAATACGAGAAAAAAGAATAA
- a CDS encoding ribokinase, producing MTKKPNIVAAGSLNMDLVLTMPRLPRMGETLQGDDIHYISGGKGANQAVGCARLGAAVQMIGAVGGDGFGQQIMERMRHFGVGTETIDVLPDASTGTAAILHTAGDNCIVIVPGANGRCTPEMIDRHSETIAGADSLIVQLEIPLPAVLTALRIAREAGVPTIFNPAPALPLLDEQIRLGDYFTPNETEFEFYCGSPAASEEELFQQMKAWRLRFPEQTLIVTRGKHGISYTAGDEIVTVAAPVVQVKDTTGAGDSFNAALCFGIASGWSLEETLPLAVKAASYSVTVFGAQDGMPSLSDLT from the coding sequence TTGACGAAGAAGCCGAACATCGTTGCAGCCGGCAGTTTAAATATGGATCTTGTTCTTACCATGCCTCGATTGCCGCGCATGGGAGAAACGCTGCAAGGGGATGACATCCACTACATCTCCGGCGGCAAAGGCGCGAATCAAGCCGTGGGCTGCGCTAGACTCGGGGCAGCCGTGCAGATGATCGGTGCCGTAGGCGGCGACGGATTCGGGCAGCAAATCATGGAGCGGATGCGCCATTTTGGCGTCGGCACGGAAACCATCGACGTGCTGCCTGACGCTTCCACCGGAACGGCGGCCATTCTTCATACCGCCGGCGACAACTGTATCGTCATCGTCCCTGGCGCTAACGGACGCTGTACGCCTGAGATGATTGACCGGCATTCGGAGACCATTGCCGGGGCCGATTCATTGATTGTACAGCTGGAAATCCCGCTTCCCGCCGTCTTGACTGCGCTGCGTATTGCACGCGAAGCCGGGGTGCCTACAATCTTTAATCCCGCCCCTGCCCTGCCGCTCTTGGATGAGCAAATCCGGCTCGGGGATTATTTCACCCCGAATGAAACAGAATTTGAGTTCTATTGCGGCAGCCCTGCAGCAAGCGAGGAAGAGCTGTTTCAACAAATGAAAGCATGGCGCCTCCGCTTCCCCGAGCAGACGTTGATCGTTACGCGGGGCAAGCACGGCATTTCCTATACCGCCGGCGATGAAATCGTTACGGTTGCCGCTCCCGTCGTACAAGTGAAAGACACCACCGGCGCTGGCGATTCGTTCAACGCAGCGCTCTGCTTCGGCATCGCGAGCGGCTGGAGCCTAGAAGAGACGCTGCCGCTGGCTGTAAAAGCCGCCTCATACTCGGTTACCGTCTTCGGTGCACAGGACGGCATGCCCTCCTTGTCCGATCTCACCTAG
- a CDS encoding DUF4247 domain-containing protein: MRSKGSYLLKLLLVFTLVLPLLAACGITQKIEEKYPLESVSGSGSSTSYVYRAAEVSVPEVAKALVDMSKPEQISPEKPDHMFLVYSDRVIHVQQDKDKPADTLIEVDSKEYVRSNYSSSFLQGYLLASLLNDLFDHGRYGKGSYRGYDDRQTYKPSGGSYHAPTAQEKKAIPPMTVNRTGSIFKRSKNADSGKVGEGGIFNKSPSRGTITRDSDSGKKSGSWLTPRKSSRPKTRVGFGRVSRRR, encoded by the coding sequence ATGCGTAGCAAAGGCTCTTATTTACTTAAACTCCTGCTGGTCTTCACACTTGTCCTTCCTCTGCTCGCGGCATGCGGCATCACGCAGAAGATCGAGGAGAAATACCCGCTGGAATCGGTGAGCGGCAGCGGATCGAGTACGTCATATGTGTACCGCGCTGCTGAAGTCAGCGTTCCGGAAGTCGCCAAGGCATTGGTCGACATGTCGAAGCCGGAGCAGATATCGCCCGAGAAGCCGGACCATATGTTCCTCGTCTATTCCGACCGGGTCATCCATGTGCAGCAGGATAAGGACAAACCCGCAGATACGCTGATTGAAGTGGATTCCAAGGAGTATGTTCGCAGCAATTACAGCTCCAGCTTCCTCCAAGGCTATCTGCTTGCGAGCCTGCTGAACGATCTGTTCGATCATGGCCGCTACGGCAAAGGCTCTTACCGCGGCTATGACGACCGGCAGACGTACAAGCCAAGCGGCGGCAGCTATCATGCGCCGACGGCGCAGGAGAAGAAAGCAATTCCGCCAATGACGGTCAACCGGACGGGTTCGATCTTCAAACGATCGAAGAATGCGGATTCCGGAAAAGTCGGCGAAGGCGGCATCTTCAACAAATCGCCTTCCAGAGGAACGATAACGAGAGACTCGGACAGCGGTAAGAAATCAGGAAGCTGGCTTACGCCGCGGAAATCCAGCAGGCCGAAGACAAGAGTCGGCTTCGGCAGGGTTTCAAGGCGGCGATAG